One segment of Herbaspirillum hiltneri N3 DNA contains the following:
- a CDS encoding OmpW/AlkL family protein → MKKIAVLLTSIATLCIATPFAAAQESPWLVRVRAVNISPDNKSDPVGGVGASDRLTVSSKTIPEVDISYFFTPNWAAELVLTYPQKHDVRLDGQNIGSFKHLPPTLLAQYHFTPASTFSPYVGAGINYTRISDVNLLNGGARLENHSIGGALQAGFDVKLDRHWLINFDVKKVQIRSDVMAANGAKLSTVKIDPWLIGVGVGYRF, encoded by the coding sequence ATGAAAAAAATCGCAGTGCTGTTGACTTCCATCGCCACCCTGTGCATCGCAACACCCTTTGCCGCAGCGCAGGAAAGCCCCTGGCTGGTGCGGGTACGCGCCGTCAATATCAGCCCGGACAACAAGTCCGATCCGGTCGGCGGCGTCGGTGCGTCGGATCGCCTGACGGTCAGCTCCAAGACCATCCCGGAAGTCGACATCAGCTATTTCTTCACGCCCAACTGGGCTGCCGAACTGGTCCTGACCTACCCGCAAAAGCACGACGTGCGCCTCGACGGCCAGAACATCGGCAGCTTCAAGCACCTGCCGCCGACCCTGCTGGCGCAATACCACTTCACGCCCGCCTCGACCTTCAGCCCCTATGTCGGCGCCGGCATCAACTACACGCGCATCTCCGACGTCAACCTGCTCAACGGCGGCGCACGACTGGAAAACCACAGCATCGGCGGCGCACTGCAAGCCGGCTTCGACGTCAAGCTGGATCGCCATTGGCTGATCAACTTCGACGTCAAAAAAGTACAGATCCGCAGCGATGTGATGGCTGCCAACGGCGCCAAGCTGAGCACGGTGAAGATCGATCCGTGGCTGATCGGCGTCGGTGTCGGTTATCGCTTTTGA